Genomic DNA from Caloranaerobacter ferrireducens:
CAACCATATTTTTTATAACCCCATCTATCTGATTACTATTTGCACCCATAAGCCACGCTATTGCAGCACCAGAACCAGTAGCTGCAGCTACTGCACAACCACATAATGCAGATAAACGTCCTATATAGTGTTTAACGTAGCAGTTTATTATATGACTTATTGCTAGAGCTTTTGCAATTTTTTCATTATCGATATTATATTTTTTCTTATATGCTGCGATTGGAAGTATAGCAGTTAGTCCATTATTTCCGCTTCCATTAGAACTCATTACAGGCATATTTAAACCAGACATTCTTGCATCTGAAGCTGCTGCAGTAAGCATTGCAGCAGTATTTATCAAATCATCAGCAATAATGTTATTTTTTATACTTTCATATATACTGTACCCGACACCAATACCAATTTTATTTTCAAGAGCTATGTTAGCAATTTTTTCATTCATTTCGATTCCTTCTAGCAAAAATTCTAATTTAGAAGGTTCGATTTCTTCAATTTCTTTAATGATGTCTCTAATTTTTAAATTAAATAATTCATTTGATTGATCATTTTTCGATTGACTGACATGATTTTTTTGGAAGATTATCTTGCCATCAGTTTCTAAATGAGTGAAACTATTATGCTTTTCTCTTATTATGACTTTAGAATAATTAGAGTTAGATTTTAAGTTAACTTCTATATAAACCTTTTCTTGAGTATTCTTTATACCTACTTTAATAATTCCTTTTTTTAGCATTTCTTTAGCTTCTCCAACCTTTTTAGTTGGAATATTTTCTAATACTCTTAAATCTTTTTCAGCTTTTCCTCCTACAACTCCAAGAGCCGCAGCGATGTCAAGTCCTATTTCATTTGTATTAGGAATTCCTACTCCTAATCCATTTTTATATATGTTAGGACTTACTAAAATAGTAGCTTCTATAACATTATCACTTTCTAAAAGTTCTTTAGCTTTTGCACATGCAAGAGCTACTGCGACAGGTTCGGTACAACCTATTGCAGGAACTACTTCTTTTTTTAGAGTATCTAGGATGACATCTTTAATGTTCATAAAATACACCTCCAATATAGATGTGGTTATCTGTAAGTAACGTATTATTCCTAACAAATTATAAGTGCAATATTTATGCCAATTGGGAAAATCACATTTTGAACGTATTAAGTCTCAAAATGAGAACAAAAAAAGAAAAAATAAGTCTCAAATTGAGATTAATTTCTCAAAATGAGACTTATTTTAATCCATATAATTTTATTTTTCTATAAATTGTTGCTCTACTTATACCTAGAGCTTTAGCAGCTTGATTTATACCTGCCTTGCTACTGCCGTATATTTTAAGAGCTTTAACAATTTCTTGTTTCTCTAATTCGCTAACTGGAGTGATTTTATTATCATTATTTATATTAATTCCTAAATGCATATTTTTAAAACGTTTAGGCAAATCGTCGATAGTTATAATGCTGTCTGTTGACATATTTACTGCATATTCTACTACATTTTGAAGTTCTCTGACATTTCCAGGCCAGTTGTAATTTAAAAATAGTGTTATGACATCCTCTGAAAATTTAGTTATGTTTCTGTTTAGTTTTATATTGAATCTATCTAGAAATTTACTGGCTAAAATTTTGATATCATCTAGTCTTTCTCTTAATGGTGGCAAGTTTATTGGAATTACATTTAGTCTATAGTATAAGTCTTCTCTAAATTCTCCTTCTTCAACTTTTTTTTCTAAGTTTTTGTTTGTAGCAGCAATTATCCTTACATCAATAGGAATTAAAGTGTTTCCTCCAATTCTGCATATTACATTTTCTTGAAGAACTCTTAATAATTTTGTTTGCATATGAATAGGCATATCTCCTATTTCATCTAGAAAAATTGTTCCTTTATGCGCAAGCTCAAATTTGCCTATTTTCCCACCTTTTTTTGCTCCTGTAAATGCACCTTCTTCATATCCGAAAAGTTCGCTTTCTATTAAGTTTTCTGGTATAGCTCCACAGTTTATTGGGATGAAAGGGTAATTTTTTCTATTACTTGAAAAGTGTATTGCTCTTGCAAACAATTCTTTCCCAGTTCCACTTTCACCTTGTATTAGGACGGTTGAAGTTCCCTTGGATATTTTTTTTGCATAATTTTTAACTAAGCTTATTTCTCTGCTTTCGCCAATTATATCTTCAAAGGTAGTAACTCTATTATTACCTGTAATATCATTTACTACTTTAATTATTTCTTTCATTTTATTGAAGGTGAATATATAACCTATGATTTTTTTGTTTATTATTATTGGTTTAGCATTATATATACCTCTAAGTTTTGTATTATTTATTTCATAGTTAAAAGTTTTGTTTTTATGAAGGTTCTTTTCTATTGCCGATAAATCTTTTATAGATAAATTATCTATGATTTCATTAATATTTTTGATTTTGTTTTTATTTAGCTGAAATATTTCATCGGCAATAGAGTTATAGCGAACTATATTTCCATTTGCATCTGTAAATATTACTCCTGTATCGATTGAGTTGACGAGAATTTCTAACTCTTTTGCCATTAATGTAATTTCTTTAGTTTTTTTATCTTCCTTTAGTTTTGAAGCTATTAAATCTGCCATTCTATTTAAAAAATCTAATAAGTTTTCTTTCTTTTCGAGAATGATATTTTTTTGTTTTTCATTAAATGCTATAAGTCCTATTATGCCAACTGTATTTCCATCAACGTTTATAGGGCAGCAAACTTGAGCATATTCTTTACAGTTAGCTTTATTTTGGCAGCCTTCACAAGCTATATGTTCCCTTGGGTTTTCTATAATGAAGCTTTTTCCACATTCTAGTGCATATGCAAAAAGGCAGCTTTTATCAATCTTTTTGCCGATACTGCTTATATATTTACCAGTGGCAGTAATTCTATTTAAATTTTTATCTACGATTGTTATATCAACATTGATAACGCTGACTATTGCATTAGATACCTTTACTAAAGTATCATATATTTTATTTAATTCGGGTATATTTTTATCCAAGATTATCCCTACCCTTCGAATGCTTATTTTGAATTTATAATACTAAATATTTCGATATTTGTCCAAAGGAATTGTAATTATTTTGAAATAAAATTTATTTTATGGTATTATAATTATAATAGAATAGTGAACGGGGGTTTACTAATAATATGCAAATATTGAAAGATGAAATAAGAGATAGTATATATAATGCTGCTTTGAAAGAATTTAAAGAAAAGGGCTACGAAAAGGCTTCTATGAGGAGTATAGCTAAAAAAGCAGGAGTATCAGTAGGAAATATGTACAGATATTTCAAAAATAAAGACGATTTATTTTTTGCAGTTATAGGTCCTGTATATAATGAACTTATAAAATTCATAAGCCAGCAGAAATCATTGGAGGCCTTTGACCGAGAAACTGAAAATTTGAATATAGATGTTCAGGCAAGAGAACTTGTAGAGATATATTTGAAATATAAAGAAGAATTATTAATTCTTATTGATGGAAGTAAAGGCTCAAAATATGAAGGTGCAAAGGAAGAGATAGTTAAGTTAGTTCAGAATGTCATAATAAATATTTTAGAAGTTAAAGCAAAGAACAGTAATATTAATACGGAACCTTATTTTGCATATGTTTTGTCAAAAAGTGTTATTGAGGGAGTAATACTAATATTAAAACATTATGAAGACGATGAAAAGGTTAGAGGTATGGTAATGCAGTTTGTTGGTTTTGTATTCAAAAATTTTGACGATAGGATTTAAGTAATTTTTTTAAGCTAAAAATGAACACTAGTTCACGATATTAATATCTAAATAGCATAAAACATCTAGTATCAAGTACCAAGTACCTAGTACCCAGTACCTAGTATCTAGTACCTATATATTTAATATCTAATTTCAGAGGTGATTGTTATGAGAAAAATTTTTATTATTGTTATTGTTTTGATTTCACTTTTACTTATTTCTTGTACAAATAAAAATAATGTAAACACTTCCAAACTAAAAATTAAACCCGTTAAAGTTATTGAAGTAAAAGAAGAAGTAAAAGATAAAAAATTAAAATATTTAGGTACAGTTACTGCTGAGGAAGTGAAGAAGCTTGGATTTAAGGTTTCTGGCAAGATACAAAAAATATATGTGCAAAAAGGTACTAAAATTAATAAGGGTATGGTTTTGGCTAAGTTGGATACAAAAGAATTAGAATTATCTGTTAAAGCTTCAGAATTTCAAATGAAAGCTGCTAAAGCTCAATATGACAAAATTTTAAATGGTGCTACTGAAGAAGAAATTAATAAAGCAAAATTAAATCTTAGCAAAGCTAAGGATGCTTATGAATTTGCTTATGAAAATTATGAAAAGATAAAAAAGCTTTATAAAGAGGGAGCAGTTTCAAAAAATGAATTTGACAAAGTAGAGCTAGAATTTAAGTTAAGACAGTCTGAATTTAATCAAGCAAACGAAGTATATAAACAGGTTTTAAAAGGTGTTAGATCTGAGGATAAAGAGGCTGCGTATGCAAATTATGAACAAGCTAAAATAAATTATGAATATAAAAAGAGTTTAATAGAAGGTGCGGCAATAGTTGCAGATATAGATGGATATGTAATTGATGTACTGTATAAAGAAGGAGAATTAGTACCAGAGGGAAGGCCAGTAATAATTATAAGAAATAAAAATCAAGTTGTTAAGGTGGGTTTATCTCAAAAAGATGTGAATAAAGTTAAACTTAAGAGTAAGGTTATTGTAAAGTGGGGTACTGAAAATTTAGTAGGAGTAATTACTAACATAGATGATATACCTGATACTCAAACGAGAACTTATAATGTTGATATAGCTTTAAGTGATGAACGATTGAAAATAGGTTCTATAGTAAAGGTTAGAATTATAGTAGGTAAAGAAACGGGGATATTTATTCCGATAAGTACGATAATGACTAATGGCGAAGATTATGTGTATGTAGTTGAAGATGATAGGATTACTATGAAAAAGATAAAGATAATAGAAATATGTGGAGATAGAGTTATGGTTGAAGGACTAGAAAGTGGAGATAAGTTAGTAATAGAGAATATAAAACAGATTAGATCAGGTGATAGAGTAAAGATTGTCGATTGAAGAAGGAGGTAAAGTTATGAGACAGTTGATTTCTGCTGCGATTAAGATGAGAAAAATAACCTTTTTTATAGTAGTACTTATTATGATATTCGGATTATATAGCTATTTTATTATTCCTAAACAGGAGTTTCCAGATTTAAATGCTCCTGCTGCTATGATTTATACTGTATATCC
This window encodes:
- a CDS encoding serine dehydratase subunit alpha family protein is translated as MNIKDVILDTLKKEVVPAIGCTEPVAVALACAKAKELLESDNVIEATILVSPNIYKNGLGVGIPNTNEIGLDIAAALGVVGGKAEKDLRVLENIPTKKVGEAKEMLKKGIIKVGIKNTQEKVYIEVNLKSNSNYSKVIIREKHNSFTHLETDGKIIFQKNHVSQSKNDQSNELFNLKIRDIIKEIEEIEPSKLEFLLEGIEMNEKIANIALENKIGIGVGYSIYESIKNNIIADDLINTAAMLTAAASDARMSGLNMPVMSSNGSGNNGLTAILPIAAYKKKYNIDNEKIAKALAISHIINCYVKHYIGRLSALCGCAVAAATGSGAAIAWLMGANSNQIDGVIKNMVANLSGMICDGAKVSCAFKLATAASTAVQSALLAVNDSIALPKNGIVAESAEETIRNLGILSRNGMNTTDKVILEIMSK
- a CDS encoding sigma-54 interaction domain-containing protein — translated: MDKNIPELNKIYDTLVKVSNAIVSVINVDITIVDKNLNRITATGKYISSIGKKIDKSCLFAYALECGKSFIIENPREHIACEGCQNKANCKEYAQVCCPINVDGNTVGIIGLIAFNEKQKNIILEKKENLLDFLNRMADLIASKLKEDKKTKEITLMAKELEILVNSIDTGVIFTDANGNIVRYNSIADEIFQLNKNKIKNINEIIDNLSIKDLSAIEKNLHKNKTFNYEINNTKLRGIYNAKPIIINKKIIGYIFTFNKMKEIIKVVNDITGNNRVTTFEDIIGESREISLVKNYAKKISKGTSTVLIQGESGTGKELFARAIHFSSNRKNYPFIPINCGAIPENLIESELFGYEEGAFTGAKKGGKIGKFELAHKGTIFLDEIGDMPIHMQTKLLRVLQENVICRIGGNTLIPIDVRIIAATNKNLEKKVEEGEFREDLYYRLNVIPINLPPLRERLDDIKILASKFLDRFNIKLNRNITKFSEDVITLFLNYNWPGNVRELQNVVEYAVNMSTDSIITIDDLPKRFKNMHLGININNDNKITPVSELEKQEIVKALKIYGSSKAGINQAAKALGISRATIYRKIKLYGLK
- a CDS encoding TetR/AcrR family transcriptional regulator, producing MQILKDEIRDSIYNAALKEFKEKGYEKASMRSIAKKAGVSVGNMYRYFKNKDDLFFAVIGPVYNELIKFISQQKSLEAFDRETENLNIDVQARELVEIYLKYKEELLILIDGSKGSKYEGAKEEIVKLVQNVIINILEVKAKNSNINTEPYFAYVLSKSVIEGVILILKHYEDDEKVRGMVMQFVGFVFKNFDDRI
- a CDS encoding efflux RND transporter periplasmic adaptor subunit; translation: MRKIFIIVIVLISLLLISCTNKNNVNTSKLKIKPVKVIEVKEEVKDKKLKYLGTVTAEEVKKLGFKVSGKIQKIYVQKGTKINKGMVLAKLDTKELELSVKASEFQMKAAKAQYDKILNGATEEEINKAKLNLSKAKDAYEFAYENYEKIKKLYKEGAVSKNEFDKVELEFKLRQSEFNQANEVYKQVLKGVRSEDKEAAYANYEQAKINYEYKKSLIEGAAIVADIDGYVIDVLYKEGELVPEGRPVIIIRNKNQVVKVGLSQKDVNKVKLKSKVIVKWGTENLVGVITNIDDIPDTQTRTYNVDIALSDERLKIGSIVKVRIIVGKETGIFIPISTIMTNGEDYVYVVEDDRITMKKIKIIEICGDRVMVEGLESGDKLVIENIKQIRSGDRVKIVD